The following are encoded together in the Strongyloides ratti genome assembly S_ratti_ED321, chromosome : 2 genome:
- a CDS encoding N-acetylgalactosaminyltransferase 7 has protein sequence MGSKTARKYKFLIKQALSHKPTLLLLIALILCILYLFTGSNDDDNNNSNLYKRNLQNSLTRGNREETSYENLPGDSDPNTFYTAGINGNFEPPQQIDNGGPGEMGRPLHIASNDKSRQAMHDYGFNTYVSDLISMNRTIPDIRMEECKHWSYPEDLPTTSVVIAFHNEGWSPLLRTVHSVILRTPSYLLEEIIMVDDFSDKEHLKSRLEEYIKQFNGKVKLIRNAEREGLIRTRTVGAKAAKGKVVVFLDAHCEVNINWLPPLLAPIKYNRKVMTVPVIDGIDMNTWEYKSVYGSPDAHFRGIFEWGLLYKEKALSGKELRRRKYNSEPFRSPTHAGGLFAIDKSWFAELGYYDPGLQIWGGEQYELSFKIWQCGGGILIVPCSHVGHVYRSHMPYNFGKLTGKPVISTNMLRVIRTWMGDYEKYYMIREPSAQNRDPGDLTEQIALRERLQCKDFHWYMENIAYDVTEDFPLLPPNDVWGEAKNAKTGRCLDVGTPGSIMSASGCHGYGGNQLLRINVEGQFSQGEWCIGLHRDKVQAERCKMGTVNGLWEYIKETKQIRHKKKDKCITVPTSGVSDEVTLEECDSLNDFQKFKFREIFND, from the coding sequence atgggTAGTAAAACAGCTAGAAAATATAAGTTTCTAATAAAACAAGCATTAAGTCATAAACCAacattgttattattaatagctctcattttatgtatactatatttatttactggatctaatgatgatgataataataatagtaatttatataaaagaaatttacaaaattcaTTAACACGAGGAAATCGAGAAGAGACATCTTATGAAAATTTACCAGGTGATAGTGATccaaatactttttatacaGCAGGTATTAATGGAAATTTTGAACCACCACAACAAATAGATAATGGTGGTCCAGGAGAAATGGGAAGACCATTACATATAGCAAGTAATGATAAATCAAGACAAGCTATGCATGATTATGGTTTTAATACATATGTTAGTGATTTAATTTCAATGAATCGTACTATACCAGATATAAGAATGGAAGAATGTAAACATTGGAGTTATCCTGAAGATCTTCCAACAACATCTGTTGTTATTGCTTTTCATAATGAAGGTTGGTCACCATTATTACGTACTGTTCATTCTGTTATCCTTCGTACACCATCATATTTATTGGAAGAAATTATTATGGTTGATGATTTTTCTGACAAAGAACATTTAAAAAGCCGATTGGAGGAGtatattaaacaatttaatggtaaagttaaattaataCGTAATGCTGAAAGAGAAGGTCTTATTAGAACAAGAACAGTTGGTGCTAAAGCAGCAAAAGGTAAAGTAGTAGTATTTTTAGATGCTCATTGTGaagttaatattaattgGCTTCCTCCACTTCTTGCtccaataaaatataatagaaaagTTATGACTGTTCCTGTTATTGATGGTATTGATATGAATACATGGGAATATAAAAGTGTTTATGGATCTCCTGATGCACATTTTAGAGGAATATTTGAATGGggtttattatataaagaaaaagctCTTTCTGGTAAAGAACTTCGTAGAAGAAAATACAATTCTGAACCATTTCGTTCACCAACACATGCTGGAGGTCTTTTTGCTATAGATAAATCATGGTTTGCTGAATTGGGTTATTATGATCCAGGACTTCAAATTTGGGGTGGTGAACAATAtgaattatcatttaaaatatggcAATGTGGTGGGGGTATTTTAATTGTTCCATGTAGTCATGTTGGTCATGTCTACAGAAGTCATATGCCTTATAATTTTGGTAAATTAACTGGTAAACCTGTTATTTCAACAAATATGCTTCGTGTCATTCGTACATGGATGGGtgattatgaaaaatattatatgataCGGGAACCATCAGCCCAAAATAGAGATCCAGGTGATCTTACAGAACAAATTGCATTAAGAGAAAGATTACAATGTAAAGATTTTCATTGGTATATGGAAAATATTGCTTATGATGTAACTGAAGATTTTCCACTTCTTCCACCTAATGATGTTTGGGGTGAAGCTAAAAATGCTAAAACGGGAAGATGTCTTGATGTTGGTACACCTGGTTCAATAATGTCTGCATCTGGATGTCATGGTTATGGTGGTAATCAACTTCTTAGAATAAATGTTGAAGGTCAATTTAGTCAGGGTGAATGGTGTATTGGACTTCATAGAGATAAAGTTCAAGCTGAACGTTGTAAGATGGGAACAGTTAATGGTTTATgggaatatataaaagaaactAAACAAATAAGACAtaagaaaaaagataaatgtaTAACTGTTCCCACATCTGGAGTTTCTGATGAGGTAACACTTGAAGAGTGTGATTCACTTAatgattttcaaaaattcaaatttagagaaatatttaatgattag
- a CDS encoding PAN-1 domain and Apple-like domain-containing protein produces MNTAKVKTEKVAICLQLCMNYREALSKKLVIKTLKDSCNLVLDKKNNLIPYKKNFNENILKDSPTLDSCFEEYPGKVLIGVVDQLIKDITSKEQCKQICFDTKLLGDLECKAAMYYTKDQTCVLSSETKTTMPELFTSDVDSTYLENKCLKKIINTNNNIKSKEISTVPESNKDILLNVITSTITSPIQITSINPKIKENVSNKDKVPQQQELSGYDSSDPTITGNEVKNILSTPSKNIPVIDSRVIDSYNPSLATTSKPEMSVNLNEKKILENYILPELTTMKPSLGVDDYNLPLPSTVKPFMGVSENQKIISNNVPDIGYRKMYRLRDEVLSLAGTSDGCFVSISPRILSPDVIVKSSSIKQCLEMCKLCKDCINGKDKCQMISFSLKTNHCALSAKINGHVIDKPNINVALLHFKISNCPQIKN; encoded by the exons ATGAATACTGCCAAAGTTAAGACAGAAAAAGTAGCCATTTGTCTTCAGTTATGTATGAATTATAGAGAAGCCTTAAGCAAGAAACTAgtaattaaaacattaaaagatAGTTGTAATCTTGTTTtagataaaaagaataatttaataccatataaaaaaaattttaatgaaa atattttaaaagattcaCCAACATTAGATTCATGTTTTGAGGAGTATCCTGGAAAAGTATTGATAGGTGTTGTAgatcaattaataaaagatatcaCCAGTAAAGAACAATGTAAACAAATATGTTTTGATACAAAACTTTTAGGAGATCTTGAATGTAAAGCTGCTATGTATTACACCAAAGACCAAACATGTGTATTGTCATCTGAAACCAAAACTACAATGCCTGAATTATTTACATCTGATGTTGATTCTacatatttagaaaataaatgtcttaaaaaaattataaatacaaataataacattaaatcTAAAGAAATATCTACAGTACCTGAAAGTAATAAagatattcttttaaatgttattacaTCTACCATAACATCTCCAATCCAAATAACATCTATAAATcctaaaattaaagaaaatgtttCAAATAAAGATAAAGTCCCTCAACAACAGGAACTTAGTGGTTATGATTCATCGGACCCAACAATAACAGGAAAtgaagtaaaaaatatattatcaacaCCATCCAAAAATATTCCTGTAATTGACAGTAGAGTAATAGATTCATATAATCCATCTTTAGCTACAACATCAAAACCAGAAATGAgtgtaaatttaaatgaaaaaaaaattttagaaaattatattttaccaGAATTAACAACTATGAAACCTTCTTTAGGTGTTGATGACTATAATTTACCACTACCAAGTACCGTAAAACCATTTATGGGTGTTTCTGAAAaccaaaaaattattagtaaCAATGTTCCAGACATTGGATATAGAAAAATGTATAGACTAAGAGATGAAGTTCTTTCTCTTGCTGGGACATCAGATGGTTGTTTTGTATCAATTTCACCAAGGATATTATCTCCTGATGTAATAGTTAAGTCAAGTTCAATAAAACAATGTCTTGAAATGTGTAAATTATGTAAGGATTGTATTAATGGAAAAGATAAATGTCAAATGATATCTTTTTCTCTTAAAACAAATCATTGTGCCTTATCAGCAAAAATTAATGGACATGTTATTGATAAACCTAATATAAATGTTGCTTTGTTGCACTTTAAGATATCAAATTGTcctcaaataaaaaattaa